One stretch of Gemmatimonadota bacterium DNA includes these proteins:
- a CDS encoding integron integrase produces the protein MPDGHRPEHAREAAPPRLLERVSRAIQARRYSPRTEEAYRTWIRRFVRFHQNRHPDDMGAEEVDRFLTHLAVDGGVAAATQAQARAALVFLYRHVLGRPLDELGEDVVRGRLPRTLPEVLTRRETGALLRTLRGDVRLVAAVLYGGGLRLLEGLQLRVKDLDLERRELRIHRPKGARDRVSVIPASLVPQLHDQIERRHALHLRDLAAGGGWAPLPDRYRIKAPRAALEVGWQFLFPATTQITTAPGRQGRAHLHPTAVQRSVKAAVRALGLPKRASCHTLRHSFATHLLEDGYDIRTIQELLGHKSVRTTMMYTHVLNRGGLAVRSPLDTIRFDDDPTTG, from the coding sequence GTGCCCGATGGTCACCGACCCGAACATGCCCGGGAAGCGGCCCCACCGCGCCTGCTGGAGCGGGTGTCGCGCGCCATCCAGGCGAGACGCTACAGCCCGCGGACCGAGGAGGCCTACCGCACCTGGATCCGGCGCTTCGTCCGGTTCCACCAGAACCGCCATCCGGACGACATGGGCGCGGAGGAGGTGGACCGCTTCCTGACCCACCTGGCGGTCGACGGCGGCGTGGCCGCGGCCACCCAGGCACAGGCCCGGGCGGCCCTGGTGTTCCTGTACCGGCATGTGCTCGGGCGGCCGCTGGACGAGCTGGGCGAGGACGTGGTCCGCGGTCGGCTCCCGCGCACCCTGCCGGAGGTCCTCACGCGCCGGGAGACCGGGGCGCTGCTGCGGACGCTGAGGGGCGATGTGCGCCTGGTGGCGGCCGTGCTCTATGGCGGAGGCCTGCGGCTGCTGGAGGGGCTGCAGCTGCGCGTGAAGGATCTGGATCTGGAGCGAAGGGAGCTGCGCATCCACAGGCCCAAGGGAGCGCGCGACCGCGTCAGCGTGATCCCGGCGTCGCTGGTGCCACAGCTGCACGATCAGATCGAGCGGAGGCATGCGCTCCACCTGCGCGATCTGGCGGCCGGCGGCGGCTGGGCGCCCCTGCCGGACCGGTACCGGATCAAGGCACCCCGCGCGGCCCTGGAGGTCGGCTGGCAGTTCCTGTTCCCTGCGACCACCCAGATCACGACCGCGCCGGGACGCCAGGGGCGCGCCCACCTGCACCCGACGGCCGTCCAGCGGAGCGTGAAGGCGGCCGTGCGTGCCCTCGGGCTGCCCAAGCGAGCGAGCTGCCACACGCTGCGCCACTCCTTCGCCACCCACCTGCTCGAGGACGGCTACGACATCCGCACCATCCAGGAGCTGCTGGGCCACAAGAGCGTCCGCACGACCATGATGTACACCCACGTCCTGAACCGAGGCGGCCTGGCTGTCCGGAGCCCGCTGGACACGATCCGCTTCGACGACGACCCCACCACAGGCTAA